A DNA window from Syngnathus typhle isolate RoL2023-S1 ecotype Sweden linkage group LG2, RoL_Styp_1.0, whole genome shotgun sequence contains the following coding sequences:
- the dgkaa gene encoding diacylglycerol kinase, alpha a, producing the protein MSAPAGKEVKELNPVDFIQLQQYIEYCSLKVKDVLREFDADGRLSQHRHGECINEEGFRLFLKTYLEVDDFPADLCQRLFRSFQNSETAQEDSNKEVFLKDVSCYFSLLEDGQPRDKLEFAFKLYDRDGNGVLDSSEVDRIIAQMMHAAEYLGWDVSELRPVLKDMMTAIDADSSGTVSLEEWVEGGMNNIPLLVLLGLKMTQTDGQHLWRMKHFNKPAYCNVCHCMLLGLRKQGLCCTCCKYTVHGRCANRNPDPCARTYVKSKKETGVPAHDWVSGNCESRKCDKCQKKIKSFQGLTGKHCVWCHSMRHDACADEEPSECRCGPLRDHILPPWAVYPVIKERSNNGCCGQLDDTELNTTPDGQVLQISPVPNTHPLLVFVNPKSGGKQGERVLRKFQYLLNPRQVYNLSNGGPAAGLSFFRDLQDYRILVCGGDGTVGWILDAIDKAGMLARPPVAVLPLGTGNDLARCLRWGGGYDGEDLNRILKDIETSSEVLMDRWSVQVITEAGEEKGDPVPYEIINNYFSIGVDASIAHRFHTMREKHPQKFNSRMKNKLWYFEFATSETISASCKKLNESLTIECCGTPLDLSSLSLEGIAVLNIPSMHGGSNLWGESKKSEVKGPSGQDEPDVIVDPEILKVTGQDLSDRRLEVVGLEGAMEMGQIYTGLKSAVRLAKTAQLTIRTKKALPMQIDGEPWMQPPCTIHITHKNQASMLMAPQAKASGFFNYK; encoded by the exons ATGTCCGCCCCCGCCGGCAAAGAGGTGAAGGAGCTCAACCCGGTCGACTTCATCCAGCTACAGCAGTACATTGAAT ATTGCAGCCTGAAGGTGAAAGACGTGCTGCGGGAATTCGATGCAGATGGCCGCCTCTCTCAGCACAGACATGGAGAG TGCATCAATGAAGAAGGCTTTCGTCTCTTCCTGAAGACTTATTTGGAAGTGGACGACTTCCCAGCAGATCTGTGCCAGCGACTCTTCCGTTCTTTCCAGAACTCTGAAACTGCTCAGGAAGACAGCAACA AGGAGGTCTTTCTAAAGGATGTTTCGTGTTACTTCTCACTCTTGGAGGACGGTCAGCCTCGGGACAAGCTGGAGT TTGCTTTCAAGCTCTACGACAGAGACGGCAACGGCGTCCTGGACAGCTCG GAAGTGGATCGAATTATTGCTCAAATGATGCACGCTGCTGAGTACTTGGGTTGGGACGTGTCAGAGCTTAGGCCG GTTCTCAAGGACATGATGACTGCCATAGATGCCGACAGCAGCGGTACTGTGTCTCTGGAGGAGTGGGTGGAGGGCGGCATGAACAACATCCCCCTGCTGGTCCTACTGGGCCTGAAG ATgacacagacagacggacagcacCTGTGGAGAATGAAACATTTCAACAAGCCTGCTTACTGCAACGTTTGCCACTGCATGCTTCTGGGTCTCAGGAAGCAAGGCCTGTGTTGCACCT GCTGCAAGTACACAGTCCACGGCCGCTGCGCTAACAGGAATCCAGACCCCTGCGCCAGAACCTATGTGAAGTCCAAGAAAGAAACTGGG GTTCCAGCGCACGACTGGGTGAGTGGCAACTGTGAATCGAGGAAGTGTGACAAGTGCCAGAAGAAAATCAAGAGCTTCCAAGGCCTGACGGGCAAACATTGTGTGTGGTGCCACTCCATG CGCCACGATGCGTGTGCAGACGAAGAGCCGAGCGAATGCAGGTGCGGGCCACTCCGAGACCACATCCTGCCTCCGTGGGCCGTCTATCCCGTCATCAAG GAGAGATCCAACAACGGCTGCTGCGGTCAGTTGGACGACACTGAGCTCAATACAACACCTGATGGACAAGTCCTTCAA ATCAGCCCCGTGCCCAATACACACCCTCTTCTTGTGTTTGTCAATCCCAAAAGTGGAGGCAAGCAAGGGGAAAG GGTCCTACGTAAATTTCAGTATTTGCTCAACCCCCGGCAGGTGTACAACCTTTCCAATGGTGGACCAGCTGcagg CCTGAGTTTCTTCAGAGACCTTCAGGATTACAGGATCCTTGTATGCGGCGGAGACGGCACAGTCGGCTGGATCCTGGATGCCATCG ACAAAGCCGGTATGCTGGCGCGGCCGCCAGTTGCCGTACTTCCTCTGGGCACAGGAAATGACCTCGCGCGGTGCCTGCGGTGGGGAGGAG GATATGACGGCGAGGACCTCAATAGGATCCTGAAGGACATCGAGACGAGCTCCGAGGTTCTGATGGACCGCTGGAGCGTGCAGGTCATCACGGAGGCAGGTGAAGAGAAGGGTGACCCCGTGCCATACGAAATCATCAATAACTACTTCTCCATCGGAGTG GACGCCTCCATCGCCCACCGTTTTCACACCATGAGAGAGAAACATCCTCAAAAATTTAACAGCAG GATGAAGAACAAGTTGTGGTATTTTGAATTTGCCACCTCAGAAACCATCTCAGCCTCCTGCAAAAAACTAAATGAAAGTCTAACGATAGAG TGCTGCGGGACTCCTTTGGATCTGAGCAGCCTGTCTCTAGAGGGCATTGCCGTCCTAAATATTCCCAGCATGCACGGTggttccaatctctggggtgAGAGCAAGAAGAGCGAGGTCAAGGGGCCAAGCGGTCAGGACGAACCTGATGTGATCGTGGACCCTGAAATCCTGAAAGTGACTGGACAAG ATCTGAGCGATCGTAGACTGGAGGTGGTGGGCCTGGAGGGCGCCATGGAGATGGGACAAATTTACACAGGCCTGAAGAGCGCCGTCAGGCTGGCCAAGACAGCGCAGCTCACCATCAG GACCAAGAAAGCATTGCCAATGCAAATTGACGGGGAGCCATGGATGCAACCGCCCTGCACG ATTCACATCACGCACAAGAACCAAGCTAGCATGCTGATGGCTCCTCAGGCAAAAGCGTCTGGGTTCTTCaactacaaataa
- the tamalin gene encoding general receptor for phosphoinositides 1-associated scaffold protein translates to MTFRRMKMVNSNGPNSSAVAAAAASSPDNDVYFPSSQSDSCQRTAPLHNDPSEVYNYKTLAYSGGTLPRNLRKAGGSQKWKPQIQATPEPQRKLVVLEKAEEQTFGFEIQTYGLHHQDHNTVEMCTFVCKVHDDSPAQLAGLKVGETIASVNEAPVEGFRHKEIVQLIKASGNTLRLETIYSDSIRKAELEARLQYLKQTLHEKWDEYRSLMVQEQRLVHGIVMSDASVYESLESAGVYGSLGAPSPAALRSPHCTGSTSSSASVLSTATEDDPLYQTCLYHAGDSDADESKRHKQQAARKQRLRPASELFASAKTQLTRSASTRSYTRGPVLPPAAPGKPPVFSSLQRKHRSFRRHLLKFIPGLNRPLEEEESKL, encoded by the exons ATGACGTTCAGGAGGATGAAGATGGTCAACTCGAATGGGCCGAACAGTtcagcggtggcggcggcggcggcgtcctcCCCGGACAACGACGTCTATTTCCCGTCGTCCCAGTCGGACAGCTGCCAGCGGACGGCGCCGCTCCACAACGACCCATCGGAAGTTTACAACTATAAGACGCTGGCTTACTCCGGAGGCACTTTGCCCAGAAATTTGAGAAAG gctggcggtTCGCAGAAATGGAAGCCACAAATACAGGCAACACCAGAACCACAAAG gaagctggtggtgcTGGAGAAAGCAGAGGAGCAAACATTTGGTTTTGAAATTCAG ACTTACGGCTTGCATCATCAGGACCACAACACAGTGGAAATGTGCACATTTGTGTGCAAGGTGCACGACGACAGCCCGGCCCAGCTCGCAGGACTCAAAGTCG GGGAGACCATCGCAAGTGTGAACGAGGCCCCTGTGGAGGGATTTCGACACAAGGAGATTGTCCAGCTCATCAAGGCTTCCGGAAACACTCTCAG GCTGGAGACGATTTATAGCGACTCCATCCGGAAAGCCGAGCTGGAGGCGCGACTGCAGTATCTGAAG CAAACGCTCCATGAGAAGTGGGATGAGTATCGCTCGTTGATGGTGCAGGAGCAGAGGCTTGTTCACG GTATCGTGATGAGCGACGCCTCCGTGTACGAGTCCCTGGAGTCGGCGGGCGTGTACGGCAGCCTGGGAGCGCCCAGCCCGGCCGCCCTCCGCTCCCCGCACTGCACtggcagcaccagcagcagcgccagcgtcctCAGCACGGCCACCGAAGACGACCCCCTGTACCAGACGTGCCTTTATCACGCCGGCGACTCAGACGCCGACGAGAGCAAAAGGCACAAACAGCAGGCGGCCAGGAAGCAGCGCCTGCGGCCCGCCAGCGAGCTCTTTGCATCAGCCAAGACGCAGTTGACGCGCAGCGCCAGCACTCGCAGCTACACACGCGGGCCGGTATTACCACCCGCCGCTCCCGGCAAGCCACCAGTCTTCAGCTCGTTGCAGAGGAAACACAGAAGCTTCCGGAGGCACTTGCTCAAGTTCATCCCGGGCTTGAACAGGccactggaggaggaggagagcaaaCTGTGA
- the LOC133143682 gene encoding tubulin alpha-1A chain-like, with the protein MRECISIHVGQAGVQIGNACWELYCLEHGIQPDGQMPSDKTIGGGDDSFNTFFSETGAGKHVPRAVFVDLEPTVIDEVRSGTYRQLFHPEQLITGKEDAANNYARGHYTIGKEIIDLVLDRIRKLADQCTGLQGFLVFHSFGGGTGSGFTSLLMERLSVDYGKKSKLEFSIYPAPQVSTAVVEPYNSILTTHTTLEHSDCAFMVDNEAIYDICRRNLDIERPTYTNLNRLIGQIVSSITASLRFDGALNVDLTEFQTNLVPYPRIHFPLATYAPVISTEKAYHEQLSVAEITNACFEPANQMVKCDPRHGKYMACCLLYRGDVVPKDVNAAIAAIKTKRSIQFVDWCPTGFKVGINYQPPTVVPGGDLAKVQRAVCMLSNTTAIAEAWARLDHKFDLMYAKRAFVHWYVGEGMEEGEFSEAREDMAALEKDYEEVGVDSVEGDGEEEGEEY; encoded by the exons ATG CGCGAGTGTATTTCCATCCACGTTGGCCAAGCTGGTGTTCAGATCGGCAATGCATGCTGGGAACTATATTGCCTGGAGCACGGCATCCAGCCAGACGGACAGATGCCCAGTGACAAGACAATTGGGGGTGGAGATGATTCCTTCAATACCTTCTTCAGCGAGACTGGAGCTGGAAAACATGTCCCCAGAGCTGTCTTTGTGGACCTGGAGCCCACTGTCATCG ATGAGGTACGCAGTGGAACCTACCGCCAGCTTTTCCATCCTGAGCAGCTGATCACAGGCAAAGAGGACGCTGCCAACAACTACGCCCGTGGACACTACACAATAGGCAAGGAGATCATTGACCTGGTGCTGGACAGGATCCGCAAACTG GCCGACCAGTGCACTGGCCTGCAGGGCTTCTTGGTGTTCCACAGCTTCGGAGGTGGCACCGGCTCAGGTTTCACCTCCCTGCTGATGGAGCGTCTGTCCGTAGACTATGGCAAGAAGTCCAAGCTGGAGTTCTCCATCTACCCAGCTCCCCAGGTGTCTACCGCCGTGGTGGAGCCCTACAACTCCATCCTGACCACTCACACCACTCTTGAGCACTCCGACTGCGCTTTCATGGTTGACAACGAGGCCATCTACGACATCTGCCGCAGGAACCTCGACATCGAGCGTCCCACTTACACCAACCTGAACCGGTTGATCGGCCAGATCGTGTCCTCCATCACGGCCTCCCTTCGCTTTGATGGTGCCCTCAATGTTGACCTGACAGAGTTCCAGACCAACTTAGTGCCCTACCCCCGTATCCACTTCCCCCTGGCCACCTACGCTCCAGTCATCTCCACTGAGAAGGCGTACCACGAGCAGCTCTCTGTGGCGGAAATCACCAATGCCTGCTTCGAGCCCGCCAACCAGATGGTCAAATGTGACCCTCGCCATGGCAAGTACATGGCATGCTGCCTCTTGTACCGTGGCGATGTGGTGCCCAAAGATGTCAACGCAGCTATCGCCGCTATCAAAACCAAGCGCAGCATCCAGTTTGTAGACTGGTGCCCCACAGGTTTCAAGGTGGGCATCAACTACCAACCTCCCACCGTAGTTCCCGGTGGTGACCTGGCCAAGGTCCAGAGGGCCGTGTGCATGTTGAGCAATACCACCGCCATCGCCGAGGCCTGGGCCCGCCTTGACCACAAGTTTGACCTGATGTACGCCAAGCGCGCCTTTGTGCACTGGTATGTTGGCGAGGGCATGGAGGAGGGCGAGTTTTCCGAGGCCAGAGAAGATATGGCGGCTCTGGAGAAGGATTACGAGGAGGTTGGAGTCGACTCCGTTGAGGGTGACggagaggaggaaggagaagaaTATTAA
- the LOC133143691 gene encoding tubulin alpha-1B chain — MRECISIHVGQAGVQIGNACWELYCLEHGIQPDGQMPSDKTLGGGDDSFNTFFSETGAGKHVPRAVFVDLEPTVIDEVRTGTYRQLFHPEQLITGKEDAANNYARGHYTIGKEIIDLVLDRIRKLADQCTGLQGFLVFHSFGGGTGSGFTSLLMERLSVDYGKKSKLEFSIYPAPQVSTAVVEPYNSILTTHTTLEHSDCAFMVDNEAIYDICRRNLDIERPTYTNLNRLISQIVSSITASLRFDGALNVDLTEFQTNLVPYPRIHFPLATYAPVISAEKAYHEQLSVAEITNACFEPANQMVKCDPRHGKYMACCLLFRGDVVPKDVNAAIATIKTKRTIQFVDWCPTGFKVGINYQPPTVVPGGDLAKVQRAVCMLSNTTAIAEAWARLDHKFDLMYAKRAFVHWYVGEGMEEGEFSEAREDMAALEKDYEEVGVDSIEGEGEEEGEEY; from the exons ATG CGCGAGTGTATCTCCATCCACGTTGGTCAGGCCGGCGTCCAGATCGGCAATGCATGCTGGGAACTATATTGCCTGGAGCACGGCATCCAGCCAGATGGACAGATGCCAAGCGACAAGACACTGGGAGGTGGAGATGATTCCTTCAACACCTTCTTCAGCGAGACTGGAGCTGGAAAACATGTCCCCAGAGCTGTCTTTGTGGACCTGGAGCCCACTGTCATTG ATGAGGTACGCACTGGAACCTACCGCCAGCTTTTCCACCCTGAGCAGCTGATCACAGGCAAGGAGGATGCCGCCAACAACTACGCCCGCGGACACTACACAATAGGCAAGGAGATCATTGACCTGGTGCTGGACAGGATTCGCAAACTG GCCGACCAGTGCACTGGCCTGCAGGGCTTCTTGGTGTTCCACAGCTTCGGAGGTGGCACCGGCTCAGGTTTCACCTCCCTGCTGATGGAGCGTCTCTCCGTAGACTATGGCAAGAAGTCCAAGCTGGAGTTCTCTATCTACCCAGCTCCCCAGGTGTCCACCGCCGTGGTGGAGCCCTACAACTCCATCCTAACCACTCACACCACCCTTGAGCACTCCGACTGCGCTTTCATGGTTGACAATGAGGCCATCTACGACATCTGCCGCAGGAACCTCGACATCGAGCGTCCCACTTACACCAACCTGAACCGATTGATCAGTCAGATTGTGTCCTCCATCACGGCCTCCCTTCGTTTTGATGGCGCCCTCAATGTTGATCTGACAGAGTTCCAGACCAACTTGGTGCCCTACCCCCGTATCCACTTCCCCCTGGCCACCTACGCCCCCGTCATCTCCGCTGAGAAGGCGTACCATGAGCAGCTCTCTGTGGCGGAAATCACCAACGCCTGCTTTGAGCCCGCCAACCAGATGGTCAAATGTGACCCTCGTCACGGCAAGTACATGGCCTGCTGCTTGCTCTTCCGTGGCGATGTGGTTCCCAAAGATGTCAACGCTGCCATTGCCACCATCAAAACCAAGCGCACCATCCAGTTTGTGGACTGGTGCCCCACTGGTTTTAAGGTGGGCATCAACTACCAACCTCCCACCGTAGTTCCCGGTGGTGACTTGGCCAAGGTCCAGAGGGCCGTGTGTATGTTGAGCAATACCACCGCCATCGCTGAGGCCTGGGCCCGCCTTGACCACAAGTTTGATCTGATGTACGCCAAGCGCGCCTTTGTGCACTGGTACGTTGGCGAGGGCATGGAAGAGGGCGAGTTCTCGGAGGCCCGAGAAGACATGGCAGCTCTGGAAAAGGATTACGAGGAGGTCGGAGTCGACTCCATTGAGGgtgaaggggaggaggaaggagaagaaTATTAA
- the pmelb gene encoding premelanosome protein b, with the protein MMKTSAVLLVLLVVASRSVAKSKNRFIRYPSWNTKLYPIWKVGDPRYADSWKGGKVTFNVANDSPTLTGAKVTFTIDLEFPHNQKVQADGDVVWAQDCVVNGTKFLASETIFPTPKTDWEAVFPDGSPIKKDTKPNYVFVWKTWGQYWQVADGPSSTLTIDTTDIPLGSYTMDIVIYHYRSKEKFIPLGYASTQFSITDQIPFAVSLNQVDDILSGDMSFVLNRAIAFSVSLHDPSQFLSDADITFNWDFGDTSGALISRELTVTHTYVSAGSFKPRVVVQAVIPDKACIPPVDTTTKAPAPPSDQETSAAVVPPLGSSKVIGLRTNAIHSDTEEETSEDETSTAQPAQEGAPAARTPSPTNEAHADPATNTLSEEAGNDVEMEGQSAVVFVVKRETKDKPTEDDCVTYRYGSFCADIQVVEAVHKVEIVQMDNSMTARPGMKNNAIDLTVTCQGSFPKQVCSMILDAECLKPIHSTCNMVEPSKECQMVLHHFFNSSGIYCINVSMANDVSLAATSAKVNIDMGSELSSSSIIITVLGATLLVLSLGGVAFSYKRLKSYHHLKEDIRGGEDPQSGWYLSGSTTSMLWKMFNRRGGVVDQHPLLQDRLV; encoded by the exons tgctggtgctgctggtaGTTGCCTCACGCTCTGTGGCCA AGTCCAAAAATCGCTTCATTCGCTATCCATCCTGGAACACCAAGCTTTACCCAATATGGAAAGTTGGAGACCCCCGTTACGCAGACTCTTGGAAAG GTGGAAAGGTAACATTCAATGTCGCCAACGACTCCCCAACTCTGACCGGAGCCAAAGTGACCTTCACCATTGACTTGGAATTCCCCCACAACCAAAAAGTACAAGCCGATGGAGACGTGGTTTGGGCACAAGACTGCGTTGTAAACG GAACCAAATTTCTGGCATCCGAAACCATTTTTCCAACTCCGAAAACAGACTGGGAAGCAGTTTTTCCCGATGGGTCACCAATCAAGAAGGACACAAAGCCCAACTATGTGTTTGTCTGGAAGACCTGGG GTCAGTACTGGCAGGTGGCAGACGGTCCCTCATCCACCCTTACTATCGACACAACTGACATTCCACTGGGCTCCTACACCATGGACATCGTCATCTATCACTACCGGAGCAAAGAGAAGTTCATTCCTCTGGGTTATGCCTCCACACAGTTTTCCATCACAG ATCAAATCCCATTTGCCGTCTCCCTGAACCAAGTGGACGACATCCTGTCTGGGGACATGAGTTTCGTCCTGAACAGGGCCATTGCCTTCAGCGTCAGCCTGCACGATCCCAGCCAATTCCTGAGCGACGCCGATATCACCTTCAACTGGGACTTTGGGGACACCAGCGGGGCTCTCATTTCCAGAGAGCTGACCGTCACGCATACCTACGTGAGCGCCGGCTCCTTCAAGCCCCGCGTGGTGGTCCAGGCGGTGATTCCAGACAAGGCTTGCATCCCTCCTGTGGATACCACAACCAAGGCCCCCGCGCCACCCAGTGATCAGGAAACCTCAG CTGCCGTAGTCCCCCCTCTGGGTTCCAGTAAAGTAATCGGTTTGAGGACCAACGCAATTCATTCAGACACGGAGGAGGAAACGAGTGAAGACGAGACCTCCACCGCTCAACCCGCCCAAGAAGGGGCTCCAGCCGCTAGAACTCCTTCCCCCACCAACGAGGCACACGCTGACCCTGCCACTAACACTTTAAGCGAGGAGGCGGGCAATGATGTAGAGATGGAAG GCCAATCTGCGGTTGTTTTCGTCGTCAAAAGGGAAACAAAGGACAAACCCACCGAGGATGACTGTGTGACATATCGATATGGCTCCTTCTGCGCTGACATTCAAGTGGTTG AGGCCGTCCACAAAGTCGAAATTGTACAAATGGACAACAGCATGACAGCAAGACCAGGAATGAAGAACAATGCTATTGATCTCACTGTAACCTGCCAGGGAAG CTTCCCCAAACAGGTGTGCAGCATGATTCTGGATGCAGAGTGCTTGAAGCCCATTCACAGCACCTGCAACATGGTGGAGCCCTCCAAAGAGTGCCAGATGGTATTGCATCATTTCTTCAACAGCTCCGGCATCTACTGCATCAACGTGTCCATGGCCAACGACGTCAGCCTGGCCGCCACCAGTGCAAAAGTTAACATTGACATGG GCTCGGAGCTGTCCTCCTCCAGCATTATCATCACCGTGCTGGGTGCCACGCTCCTCGTTTTGTCTTTAGGAGGAGTGGCATTTTCTTACAA GCGGCTGAAGTCCTACCACCATCTGAAAGAAGACATCAGGGGAGGCGAGGACCCTCAGTCTGGCTGGTATCTCAGTGGTTCCACAACATCAATGCTGTGGAAGATGTTCAACAGGCGGGGGGGAGTGGTCGATCAGCATCCCCTGCTGCAGGACAGACTAGTGTGA